Sequence from the Rhodococcus jostii RHA1 genome:
GAGCGGCCGAGCAGCAGGAAGCGGTATCCGTCGTCGCGGCTCATCGTCGAATCGGCCAGACCCGCGAACATCGCCGCACGTTCCTCCACGTACCGGAAGAACTCGTGCGGCCCGAGACGCTTGGACGCCCGTTCCCGTTCGGCGAGGCCGTTGTACGTGGTGTTGAGGCACTCCCACATCTCGCTCGACGTGACCTCCCGGGCGCCCCGGGCGTTCTCGCGGGCGCTGGCGAGCGAGTCGATGATCGAGCCCACCTGGTTGCGGCTGAACGCCACCAGTTCCGTCACCGACCGGACGTCGAGCTGCGTGTCGGGCGCTTCGATGCCGAGCACCCGCAGCAGCAACCGGGACGTGCGGTCGGGGTCCACCGAGGCGTCGTCGAGCAACTGGTGCACGGCGACGTCGAGAATGCGGGCCATGTCGTCTGCCCGCTCGACGTACCGGCCGATCCAGTACAGCGATTCCGCGTTTCTCGCCAGCATCAGCGACCACCTCCCTGGCCCTGTTGTTGCTGCTGCTGCTGTTGTTGCTGCTGTTGTAGTTGAGTCGTGCTGAGTTCGGGCCCCTGCTCGGCCTCGGCGGACTGTGCCGGCTCGGTCACGAGCTCCTCACCGGCGAGTTCCCGCTCCTCGTCGGAGCTCCGGCTCGCGAGCACCCACGTGTCCTTGCTGCCGCCGCCCTGGCTGGAGTTCACGACGAGGGACCCCTCGGGCAGGGCCACCCGGGTGAGCCCGCCCGGCAGCACCCACACGTCGTCACCGTCGTTGACCGCGAAGGGCCGCAGATCGACGTGCCGGGGCACCAGTTCGTCCCCGACCTTGGTTGGCACCGTGGACAGCTGGACGACGGGCTGCGCGATCCACCCGCGCGGGTCGGCCTTGATCTTCCGGGCAATCGTGTTCAGTTCCTTGGGTGACGCGTCGGGTCCGAAGACGATGCCGTAACCGCCGGACCCCTCCACCGGTTTGATCACCAGTTCGTCGACTCGGTCCAGGACCTCCTCGCACTCCTCGTCGAGCCAGCACCGGAACGTGTCGACGTTCGCGAGCAACGGCTTCTCGCCGAGGTAGTAGTCGATGATCTGCGGGACGTACGTGTAGACGAGTTTGTCGTCGCCGACCCCGTTCCCGACGGCACTCGAGATGACGACGTTGCCCGCCCGGGCCGCGTTCAGGACGCCGGCCACCCCGAGCACGGAGTCCGGCCGGAAGTGCATGGGGTCGAGGTAGTCGTCGTCGATACGGCGGTAGATGACGTCGACCTGGCGTTCGCCCTCGGTCGTGCGCATGTAGACCATGTTGTCGCGGCAGAACAGGTCGCGGCCCTCGACCAGTTCGACACCCATCTGGCGCGCGAGCAGCGAATGCTCGAAGTACGCCGAGTTCGCGACACCGGGTGTCAGCACCACGACGGTCGGGTCGGCCTCGTTGAGGGCGGCGGATGCGCGCAGCGCCCGCAGGAGATGGGAGGCGTAGTCGCCCACGGACCGCACGCGGTGCGACATGAACAGGTCGGGGAACACCCGCGCCATCGTGCGGCGGTTCTCCATGACGTAGGACACCCCCGACGGCGAACGCAGGTTGTCCTCGAGTACGCGGAACACCCCGTTCTCGTCGCGGACGAGGTCGATGCCGGCGACGTGGATCCGCACCCCGTTCGGCGGGACGATCCCCGACGCCTCCCGGTGGAAGTGCTCGCACGAGGTGACCAACCGCTTCGGCAGCACGTGGTCACGCAGGATGCGCTGCTCCCCGTACACGTCGTCGAGGAACATCTCGAGCGCCTGCACGCGCTGCTTGATGCCCTTCTCGAGACGCGTCCACTCGGCAGCCGCGATCACCCGGGGGACCAGATCGAGCGGGAAGGGCCGCTCCTGACCGGACAGCGAGAACGTCACGCCCTGGTCGATGAACGCCCTGCCCAGAGCGTCGGATCGGGCGGCGAGGTCGGCTCGGTCCGCGGGCTCGAGCGCCTTGAAGACGCCTTTGTACGGCGGGCGGACGGTGCCGTCGCGGTCGAACATCTCGTCGAACGCCAGCCCGTAACGCCCGACGTCGGTGTACCCGTCGAACACGTGGGCGGGTTCCGCGGGCTTGCGCGGCCGGGCGGTCACCCGCGTCCGCGGCTGGGTTCCCGATGCCTTCGCACCCGCCTGCGTGCTTCCCCCCGATTTCCGGACGGGGGCTTTCGAGATTGCCGACGATTTCGTTACTGTTGACGACTTCGATGCTGGGGGCGTCATCCCAGACATGCTGCTACATGTACACCCGTTCAGCAGCACAGCCGCAGGATTTCCCGGCGCGTCCGGCGCCGGTTTGAGATCGGACACCGATCACTGGTAATCTCGCCTGTCGGTGCATATGTGTGCGCCCAGAGCTTTCTCGACCGTAACCAGCTTAAGACGACAGGATTTTACGCGTGGCCAACATCAAGTCCCAGGTGAAGCGGATCCGTACCAACGAGGCGGCCCGACTCCGTAACCAGTCGGTGAAGTCCTCGCTGCGCACGGCGATCCGCTCGTTCCGCGAGGCTGCGGCGGCCGGTGACAAGGACAAGGCCAACGAGCTCCTCGTCGCCACCAGCCGCAAGCTCGACAAGGCAGCCAGCAAGGGCGTCATTCACGCCAACCAGGCTGCAAACAAGAAGTCTGCTCTCGCGCAGGCCATCAACAAGATCTGACGGTTCTTCCGTCGTAGGCTCTCCAACAGCCGCTCGATCCTCGGATCGAGCGGCTGTTGTCGTGTCTCCGTCAGACCTGGCGTAGCCGGGAGACGCGTCCGACGGCACTCTCGACGGCGTAGTCCGCGTCGGCCGCCGCACCCTTGACGTCGGCGTTCAGGGACGCCACGATGCGCAGCGCCTCCCCCACCGATGTGGGTGTCCATCCCTTCGCGAGGGCTTGCGCCTTCTTGATCTTCCAGGGTGGCATGCCGAGTTCCGACGCCATCCGGAACGGGTCTCCCCGTCCCGCCGGGGCCACCCGGGCGATCGAGTGCACCGCATCGGCCAGCGCGTCGGCCAGCAGCACGTGGGGTACGCCCCGCAGCATCGCCCAGCGCAGCGCCTCGATCGCGCCCGCGGTGTCGCCGGCGACGGCCTTGTCCGCGACGTCGAAACCACTGACCTCGGCCTTGCCCGAGTAGTACCGCTGAACGGCGGCGACATCGATTTTTCCGCCGGTGTCTGCGGTGAGCTGCGAGCACGCAGCGGCCAGTTCGCGCAGATTCGAACCGACCCCCTCGAACACGCTCTGCACCACTTCCGGCGACACCCGGACCCCGAGGGTGCGGAACTCGCCGCGGATGAACCCGATGAGGTCGCCGGACTTCAGTTTGGCGCACGGGTGCACCACGGCTCCGAGTTTCTCCAGCGCCCCGGTCATCGCTTTCGCACGTCCGCCGCCCGAGTGCAGGACGACGAGGACGACACCCGGAGGCGGGTCGCCGGCTGCGTCCAGGATCAGTGCCACGGCGTCCTTGCCTGCCTCGGCCGCGGCCTCGAGCACCACCACGCGGTCTTCGGCGAACAGGGAGGGGCTGAGCAGTTCGGCGAGTTCGGCCGCCCCCGCATCGCCCGCCCTCAACCGGTTGACGGGAAGATCCGCGCCCGCGGCCACATCCGCGTTCGCGCGGACGTGGCTGATGACCTGCGCCACCGCACGTTCGACGAGGAACTCCTCGTCACCGAGGACGAGATGGAGCTGTTCGAGCTGAGTTGGAGTGCTCACGCGAAGATCGTGCCACGTGTGGCGGACACGGTCGCCGACACCCCGGAACCGGGACCGAGCAGGCCGAACCGGGCGATCGCCACGCAGCGGTCGCGTCGGCGGTGGACACTCGATCATATGACCGCGGAAACCGAGGTGGACGGCGTCACCCGCGAGGACTACGCGCACATGATCGACCTCGACGACGATCGCACGGCAGGGCAACGGTACGAGCTGAGTTTCCGGTACACCTGCCGCGACGGGCTGATCCCCCGATGGTCGGTGCAACTGGTCGCCCGCTGTTCGGCCTCCGGACATGCCGAGACGCTGTTCGCGGGTGGTCGATCCGTCCTCGAACCCGCAGCGCCCTCGCGCGGCGACGTCGCGCCGGCCGGGTCCGACGACGACTTCGACACAGCGTGCGACTTCTACGAACAGCGGTGGCGGGCCCTGCTCGACCCGGCGGGCGGCAGCCCGCGAGGTGACACCGAGCAGCGTCACCTGTCCGACGCGCTCACCCTGTACGGGCATACGTGGCGCAGCGGGGCGGGCCGTGCGATCGCCGACCGGCTCGCATCGTTCGCGAATGTCACCGTGCTCGCCCTGGGCACCGACCCCGCGTTCCACGTCATGCGCCGTACCGCCGCCCATTACCCCGACCCGGTCGTCCTCGCCGTCTACCAGCCCGCCGGGCAGCGCATCGACCTCAGCCTCGTCGACACCCCGACGGTGGAGGCGTTGATCGACGACCCCGGCCCTCTGCGCACCGGACCGGACACCAGCGCAGGCGCCCTGCTCACGGGTGTCGGATCCGCCGGCCTGCTGCATCCCGGCTACATCGGCTCCACCACCGCCGGCGTCACCGATTTGACTCCGCCACCCCCGGTCAGCTGACCACTTCGCGCGTCAGGAGGTCGACCACCGCCGCCAGCGTGCCCACCCGCGTGAACTCGGCCCGTTGCCGCTCGGCGCCCGTTCCCTCGCGCAACACGGTGTCGAGCCCCGACTCGAGGAACGCCCGATCACTCGGGCCGAGCCCCGGGGCCACGCAGTCGTTCAGCAGCTCCAGTTGCCGGCGGATCGGCAGGACCCGATCCGCGGCCGGGCTCGTGCATTCCCCGTCGAGTCCGTCACGGGCCGCGCGCCACAACTGCGCCCGCAGCAGCTCCGCGCGCAGCCACGGCACGGTGAGGCCGTCGTCCAGCGATTGGAGCGCCCACCCGACGAGACCCTTCACGACCACCGCGTAGAGTGCCGCGTGCGCCGCGGTCATGGCGACGTCCGCGATCCGGACCTCGATGGTCGGCTGCTTGTCGGCGAGCCGGACGTGCCAGTAGATCATTCCCCGGTCCATGGCGGCACCGGTTCCGATCATCGCGCCGACCGTCGCCTCGTACTCGTCCGCGGAGTCGAAGTGCGGCGGCGGTCCCGCCGACGGCCACCGCGACCACATGATGTGCCGCCAACTGTGATAGGCCGTGTCGTGCCCACTGTGGAACGGCGAGTTCGCGGCGAGCGCGAGGAGTACGGGTAGCCAACTGCGAACCAGGTTGCTCACCCGCACACCGACGTCGCGGCTCGGGATCCCCACGTGCACGTGACAACCGCACGTGGTCACCGTGTCCACGATCGACCCGAAGTGGCGGGCCATCTCCTCGTACCGCGGGCTCGGGGTGATCGCCGGGGGCAATCCCTCGACGACCAGGGACGTCCCGCTGGGCAGCAGCAGCAGATCGCGGCCCGCGGCGGCCTTCGCCAGCCGGCGTCGTAGGCTGCGCAGCTCCTCGTGCAGTTCCTCCCCGGTGTGGCACACGCCCGTCGCCGTCTCGATCTGACATCGGGCGAGTTCACGCTGAAGCCCGTGAATGTCGTGGCCGGCCTCCGTGACCACGTCGGGTCCCGCGGCGGAGAGGTGACCGGACTCGTCGACGAGGAAGAACTCCTCTTCCACCCCCACACTGAGGTCGCGACCCGATTCCGTTGCTGCAGGGCTCATTCAGGAGGTATCCCCCGTTCCGCGGATACCAAACCGGGGCACCGCCGCTCAGGTGAACCCGATGACTTCCTCACCCCACGCCCGGCGGAGCTCCCGATCCGGATCGGCGACGACCGCGTCGGACTTGCCGATCAGCAGGGTCGTGCGATCCGCCTCGTCGTACCGCGGCCAGCCGACCTCGGCTCCCGTTCCGTCCGGGGTGCCGTCGGTGGCAAACGACAGCCACCGTCGCTGGATCCGCTCCGACACGTGCCCGGCGGTTCGGTGCCCGCCGAGCTTGAATGTGGGGTCGTGCGGGACGACGCCGAAGTTCCCGAAGACGTACGGCACCTCGGTGCCGTGGGTGGCGCCGATCCGCGCGGCGCGCAGGAACGGTGTCGCGTAGTCGAAGCGGTACAGCCAGGTCGGGGCGACGCGGCTGTGCGCCTCCGCGATCCACAGCGTCGGCATCCGGAACGCGGCGTCCCGCGAGATCTCCATGGCCGAGCTTTTCTTCGGGTAGTCGGGATACGCGGCCGCCACCTCCTGTTCCTCGTCCGCCGGGAGGTCGGGATGGTCGGCGGCGATCGCCACGAACATCTGATGCACGGCGTCCGGGGTGATCGGCATCAGGGGCGACTTCATGAGCCGGAACATCGACGCCTCGTCCTTGTTCGTCCCGATCAGCAGCGGGATTCGGTGTGCGAGGCCCTTGCGGAATGCCGCCACGGGGTAGTGCGGGACCACGTCGCCGTCGACGGTCGGGGCCACCGCCAGGGTGCCGGGGACCCGCGCGGGCACCTGCTGGACGAGTTCGATGCAGGCCTTCGTCAGCACGTCGACGGGCAGGTCGCGGAGACGGCCCGCGTCGGCGGGCGCGATGTCGAGCAGCTCGAGGAACGACTCGGCGATGCTCGCGGCGCGGTCACTGCCGTACACGGACGTCGCGGGGGAACTCTCGGCGATCGCGCGATGGAACAGTCCCTCCGCAGGCGGGGACGTCATCAGCGTGGTGACCGCGCCGCCACCGGCGGATTCCCCGAACAGGGTCACGTCGCCCGGGTCGCCGCCGAATGCCGCGATGTTGTCACGAACCCAGGTCAGTGCTGCGATCTGATCGCGCAGGCCCAGGTTCGTGTCGAACGGATGCTCCCCGGTCGAGAACGAGGAGAAGTCGAGGAAGCCCAGCGCACCGAGCCGGTAGTTGAACGTGACCACCACGACGTCGCCGCGTTCGACCAGACGGGTCGGATCGAACATGCGTTGTCCGGACGAACCGAGGTAATACGCCCCGCCGTGGATCCACACCATCACCGGCCGCGGTCGCTCGGTGTCCGTCGCGGGGGCGGAGACGTTCACGGTGAGGCAGTCCTCGTCGATGGTCAGACCGGGATCGATGGGCAGCGGGCCGTGCTCGTTCTGCGGCGCGATCGGACCGAACCGGGAGCAGTCGCGCACGCCGGTGAACGGTTCGGGCGCGCGCGGGGCGCGGAGCCGCCACTCGCCGACCGGCGGCGCGGCGTAGGGAATGCCTTTCCATGACCGAACGCCGTCGAGGCGGACGCCCCGCAGCGTTCCCTGGCCGATGGTCACATGTGGGTCCTCGGTGCGCGAAACCATGACGTCATCTTCGCCCGGCACGACTGCCGCCGGAGTCCGATCGGGAATTCCTCCGGCCCGGACCTGCGGCGACCGCCCTCTCTGGCAGACTGAATCGGTGAACCGGGCACATGCCCGCACGCTGGAGGAACCGATGCGAGACACAGTGCCCGAGACGACGCAGGCTGTCGGCCGGTCGGCCGCGACGTTCGCGACCCTCGCCGATCTTCTCTACGCAGGCCAGGATTTCGGGCACGTCCACCAAGCCATCTGCGACGCCGCACCGCTACTCGTCGAGGGTTGTGACCACGCGAGCCTGATGCTCCGGGAGGGATCCCGCTATGTGACGGCCGCGGCGAGCGACGACGTGGCCTTCCGTGTCGACGAGTTCGAGCGCATCGAGAACGAGGGACCGTGCGTCGATGCCATCGTCAGTGACACCCCCCAGTTCGAGACGGACCTCGCCACCTCGTCGCAGTGGCCGCGGCTATCGGCGCGGGTGCTGGCCCGCACACCGGTGCGCGGTGCCGCCGGATTCCGGCTCGTCATCCTCGGGCGCAAGGTCGGCGCCCTCAATCTGTTCTCCGACACGGCGGGAGCGCTGAACACCACGTCCGTCGATCAGGGCATCATGCTCGCATCGTTCGCGGCGGTGGCGCTGGCGGCCGTCCACGAGCACGCCGAGGCCGAGACACTGCGGGCAGGCCTGGCCAGCAATCGTGAAATCGGGAAGGCGGTGGGACTGCTGATGGCGTTCCACAACATTCCCGAGACTCAGGCGTTGGACATTCTCCGCACCACCTCGCAGGACATGAATCTCAAACTGGCGACGGTGGCGCAGGAAATCGTCGCTCACCATCACCGGAAGGTGACCTGACCGCCGTCAGTCCGCCTCCGGTGCATCGGGGTTACCCGCAATGCCGAGCATGGACAGGAGCATGCGGCAGTCTTCGGCGTCGAGCGACTGGGCAGCAACGACCCGCTGCGCTCGCCACACCTGCCCGGCGTCGAGCTCGTCGTCCACATCGAGATCTGTCTGCTCCGATTCCGACATTCGCCCTCCAATGCGGGTGCGTTCCAAGACCGTTCACCTCAGGCATCTGCCACCGGATGGTAGTCGGTGTTTCGGTGTCGCATACGCACATCGGGAATCGAAGTCGAAACGATACTGAACCCGTTCCGCCCCGGTCGCGCCGAGCGTGCTGAGCGGCGCACTCCGGAGACGAAAGTTACAGCGGCACAGCCGATGTCAAGAAGCCCTCAGCGCCCGCAACGGCTCACTCAACTCGTTAGCGAAGAACTCGAAGAAGCCGTCGACGTCCGGCCCCGCGTTGATCAGCGCCAGATGATCGAATCGGGCATCGACGAAAGTGCCCGCCACCTCGAGGTGCCGCCGGACATCCGGCCCGCAGGCCATGGCGTCGCGGACGTCCTCGGTACGGATCGACGACGCGGCTGCCTCGAAGTTGATCGGATTGGGCAGTTCCGCTTGAACCTTCCATCCGGTCAAGCCGAACCGGAACAACCGGTGTGCCGACTCGACCGCGGATTCCTCGCCACGAGCCCACGCGAGGGGCACCTCCCCGTATCTGGGCCCCGACCCACCGGCCCCGGCATAGGCCTTCACCAGGTCCGGATCCGCTTCGGTGGCGAACAGTCCGTCGCCGAGTTCCGCCGCGATCCCGACGGCCTCCGTGCCGCCCGCCGCGACGGCGATCGTGGGCGGCACCTCGGGGAGATCGAAGACGCGGGCGTCGTCGAGGGTGAGGTGTTTGCCCTCGTACGAGTGGTAACCGCCCGACCACAGCAGGCGGATGATGTCGATCGCCTCACGGAGCATCTGGTGCCGGATGGTCACCGACGGCCAACCGCCACCGACGACATGTTCGTTCAGCCGTTCCCCCGAACCGAGTCCCAGGGTGAACCGGCCCTCGCTGAGGACGGCGGTCGTGGCCGCGGCCTGCGCGATGATCGCGGGGTGATATCGGACGAACGGGCAGGTGACGCCGGTCGCCAGACCGATCCGGTCGGTCCGTGCCGCCGCGGCCGCCAGCATCGACCACACGAATCCCGAATGACCGTGGCTGTAGAGCCAGGGGTGATAGTGATCGCTCACCTCGACGAAGTCGAAGCCGGCCCGTTCGGCCTCCACCGCCTGCCGCACGATCTCCCGCGGATCGAACGTCTCGGCCATCAGCTTGAACCCCACCTGCATGTCGTCGTCCCTTTCCTCGAGTTCCGCGAAGGTTTCCCAGATTCGGGGGCGCTCACACAAGGCGACCCAGCGACGACGGCCAGACCGGCGCCCACAGCACCAGCACACCGATCGCGATTCCCGCCAGCACCAGCCGGGGTCCGCGTCTGCGCAGCGCCACGCCGAGCGCCGCGACGGCACCGATCACGATCGCCGCACCTGCGGGCCCGGAGGGCACCGGAATCGAGGCTCCGGGAATCCGCGCTCCCCGCTCTGCGACGGTGACGAGCCACCACAGCGGCCACTGGGTCACGCGCACCACCACTTCCGCGACGGGAAGGCTGACCCCCGCGATCAGCGCGGTGATCGCTCCGGCCACGGTGATCACACCGACCACGGGGGCGACCAGGATGTTCGCGCAGACGGACACCAGGCTCACCGTCCCGGCCATCGCGGCCACGATCGGAGCGGTGACGGCGAAGGCGGCGACGGACACCGCCACCGTCTCGGCCACCGCCCGCGGCCAGCCGCGGCCCACCAGCACGTCGACCCAGACCGGCGCGATCACGATCAATCCTGCGGTGGCGGTCGCCGAGAGAACGAAGCCGAAGTCCACCGCCAACTCCGGAGACCACGCCAGCAAGGCGATGACCCCGGCCGCGAGCGCGGGCATCGCCTGTTTCCGTCGTCCGGTCACGAGCGCCAGCAGAGCGATCGAGCCCATCGCCGCGGCGCGCAGCACGCTCGGTGACGGTCGCGCGATCACCACGAACGCGATCAGAGCCGCGGCGGCCAGCGCCGCACCCGCGCGGGGACCGAGCCCCACCCCTCGGACCAGGAGCAGCACCGCTCCCAGCAGAATGCTCACGTTCGCCCCGGACACCGCCGTGAGATGCGTCAGTCCGGTCGCGGTGAAGTCGTCCTTCACCTCCCGGGGCAGCGCCGAGGTGTCGCCGACCACCAGCCCCGGCAGCAGTCCTGCCTCGTCGGCAGGCAGGACGGCGGCGGCAGCGGCGAACCGCGCACGCAGGGCGCCGGCCCACCGCTGATGCGGGGGCGCGGGACCGACGTCTGCGGGCGGTCCGGACACCCGGACCGTGGCCAGGCTCAGGTCCCGGTGCCGCGGAGGGCTCGCCTGCCCGCGCAGGACCACGTCCTGGCCCGGCAGCAGTCCGAGCCAGCCTTCCGCCGGGGCGAGGACGACCACCGCACCGCCCGAGTGGATCGTCTCGGTGGCCCGGCGGATCTCGGCGACGTTCGCGTTCACGAGGACGTGTCGTCCGAAGCCGGCGATCTCCCGGGGATCGTCGACGAGGGTGACGACGAGCGTCACCCACGTCTCGTTCCGGGCGAGTTCGGTCATCGGGTGCCGCTCCACGGCCTGAACCCGCCAGGCCACCCCGGCAGCGCAGCATGCGCCGAACAGCAGGACCGCCAACGTCGCGGCCGTCCACCGGCCCGGTCCCCGCAGGAGGGATCCCGCGGCGAGGAAAATCGCCGCTCCCGACAGGGTCGCCACGAGGACCAACGCCGCCCGGGAGCCTCCGAGGATACCGATCAGCGTTGCCGCCCAGCACATCCCGGCGAACGGAAGTAGCCGCAGGTCGAGGAGACGTGGTTCGTCGCCGAGCATCACAGGGTGACCTGGCCGCGCAGTTTCTCCAGCCGCACCGGCCCTATCCCGTCCACCTCCCCCAGTTGCGAGATGTCGGTGAAGGTGCCGTTGGTCGTGCGCCACGCGACGATCGCCGCCGCCGTGACGGGCCCGACACCGGGAAGTGCGTCGAGTTCCGTCTCGGTCGCCGTGTTGAGGTTCACGAGCCCTCCGCCCGTGACGGCCGCTGCGCCTGCGGTCCCCGGCGATGCCGCGGAGGCGCCGCCCACCGCACTCGGTGGCGCCTGGGTGGTCGCGGCTCCCACGAGCACCTGGTCGCCGTCCGAAAGTCGTTGAGCCAGATTCAATCCGAGAGTGTCACCGCCGTCGCGCACTCCCCCGGCAGCAGCCAGGGCGTCCGCGACCCGGGAGCCCGGCGGTAGCCGGACGAGACCGGTCGACGCCACCAGTCCCACGACGCTGACGACGATCTCCTCCGCCGGGGCGGGCGCCGCCGCCGCCGCGGCGGGAGCAGTCGTCACCGGTGCCGGAGTCAGGGAATGCACTCCGGCGGCGGGTAACGACGGAACGGCCTGTGTCTCCGGCCGATCGCTGCGCACTCCCAGCACAGTGGCCGTGGCGACGACGATTCCCACCACGATGAGCACCAGCGCCCCGGAACGCCCGGGATCGAATCGTGCGTCCCGCCATCGGTCCGGCAACGAGAATCCACCCCGGCGGCGTTCGGCGGACCACGTCGTGTCGCCGTCGAGGACGGTCCCGACCGGCTCGGCCAGCCACTCCGGCTCCGACGGTGTGTCGGGCGGCGCCGCATCGCGTTCCCCCGACGTCAGGAACGCGAGCCGCGTCCGGCCCCTCGAACGTTCTTCCCTGATGCCCATGGACGCGACGGTAGAGTGCGCCGCCCACGGAATCGCCGCGACGACCAGGCTTTTCGCATCGGCCTGTGGATCAGCGCGACGTTGTGGATGAATCGCGGTCTTCGTGGTGCAGTGTGGGTTCCGGGCACAGCACGATGCCGATGGCGCCCACCCCGACGTGGGCACCGATCACCGAGCTGAAATCGGTGACGACGAGATCACTGACCTGCGGAATCCGGTCCTTCAGGTGCTGTGCCACCGCCTCGGCGCGCTGCCGGGCGTGCATGTGATGCACAGCGACGGCCGTCCTGTCCAGACCTGCCAGCTCCACCGCGGCGTCGACCATCCTGGCCATCGCCTTGGTCGAGGTGCGCGT
This genomic interval carries:
- a CDS encoding ComEA family DNA-binding protein, which gives rise to MGIREERSRGRTRLAFLTSGERDAAPPDTPSEPEWLAEPVGTVLDGDTTWSAERRRGGFSLPDRWRDARFDPGRSGALVLIVVGIVVATATVLGVRSDRPETQAVPSLPAAGVHSLTPAPVTTAPAAAAAAPAPAEEIVVSVVGLVASTGLVRLPPGSRVADALAAAGGVRDGGDTLGLNLAQRLSDGDQVLVGAATTQAPPSAVGGASAASPGTAGAAAVTGGGLVNLNTATETELDALPGVGPVTAAAIVAWRTTNGTFTDISQLGEVDGIGPVRLEKLRGQVTL